Proteins encoded by one window of Emticicia oligotrophica DSM 17448:
- a CDS encoding co-chaperone GroES → MSVNIKPLADRVLVEAAPAEEKTAFGIIIPDTAKEKPQRGIVVAVGPGKKDEPTLLKVGDNVLYGKYAGTEITVDGKEYLIMRESDIYAIV, encoded by the coding sequence ATGTCAGTAAACATTAAGCCTTTAGCAGACAGAGTATTGGTAGAAGCTGCTCCGGCAGAAGAAAAAACAGCATTTGGTATCATTATCCCTGACACCGCAAAAGAAAAACCACAAAGAGGAATCGTTGTAGCGGTTGGCCCAGGAAAGAAAGACGAACCAACTTTATTGAAAGTAGGTGACAACGTTCTTTACGGTAAATATGCTGGAACGGAAATCACTGTTGATGGTAAAGAATATCTTATCATGCGTGAATCAGACATTTACGCTATTGTCTAA
- a CDS encoding DUF1501 domain-containing protein, whose protein sequence is MQKLIKEFLLAEAQYQTRRHFLQTCTTGLGTMAFSSLLGGCFSGNEKASNDMLQTDPMYPKQPHFPPKVKQVIYIHMAGAPSQLELFDYKPALQKFDGKDCPQEFLEGKKFAFIRGVPKMLGSIGKFSQHGESGALISDFLPYLPEVADDLTFLKAMYTDQFNHAPAQLLMHTGSARLGRPSLGAWSVYGLGSENQNLPGFIVLASGGRSPDAGKSVWGNGFLPSIYQGVQCRTGGDPVLYVSDPHGMSRDIRKQTIEAINEINRQQYETVQDPEILTRISQYEMAFRMQVSVPEVMDTSKEPEWIRNMYGAVPGEGSFANNCLLARRLVENGVRFVQLFHWGWDSHGTDQRLSLDGGFKDLCQVTDRAVTALIKDLKMRGLLDETLIVWGGEFGRTPMQENRDGQTLPFKGRDHHLEAFTVFMAGGGLKKGVSFGETDDLGYYGVKDRTHVHDLQATILNLMGFDHEKLTYAFQGRPFRLTDVGGKVIKPILA, encoded by the coding sequence ATGCAAAAGTTAATCAAAGAATTTTTATTGGCTGAAGCTCAATATCAAACCCGTCGCCATTTCTTACAAACCTGCACAACTGGACTAGGCACAATGGCATTTAGCTCATTACTCGGTGGCTGTTTTTCGGGCAATGAAAAAGCATCAAATGATATGCTTCAAACTGACCCAATGTATCCAAAACAACCTCATTTTCCGCCAAAAGTTAAGCAAGTGATTTACATACACATGGCCGGAGCTCCTTCACAATTAGAACTTTTTGATTACAAACCTGCTCTTCAAAAATTTGATGGGAAAGACTGTCCACAAGAATTTTTAGAAGGGAAAAAATTTGCATTTATTAGAGGAGTACCTAAAATGCTTGGCTCAATTGGAAAATTTAGTCAACATGGAGAATCGGGGGCTTTAATTTCAGACTTCCTACCCTATCTACCCGAAGTAGCTGATGACCTTACCTTTCTGAAGGCCATGTATACCGACCAGTTTAACCATGCCCCTGCCCAATTGCTCATGCACACAGGCAGTGCCCGATTAGGGAGGCCAAGTTTAGGTGCTTGGTCAGTGTATGGTTTAGGTTCTGAAAATCAGAATTTACCCGGTTTTATCGTACTGGCTTCTGGAGGCCGAAGCCCCGATGCAGGTAAAAGTGTTTGGGGAAATGGTTTTTTGCCATCTATTTATCAAGGTGTGCAGTGTCGTACGGGTGGTGACCCTGTTTTATACGTTTCTGACCCACATGGCATGAGTAGAGATATTCGAAAACAAACTATTGAAGCAATTAACGAAATCAATCGCCAACAATATGAGACCGTACAAGACCCCGAAATTCTGACACGTATTTCACAATACGAAATGGCTTTTAGAATGCAAGTTTCAGTGCCTGAAGTAATGGACACCAGTAAAGAGCCTGAATGGATAAGAAATATGTATGGGGCGGTTCCGGGTGAGGGTTCATTTGCCAATAATTGTCTTTTAGCAAGACGTTTAGTGGAGAATGGTGTACGTTTTGTGCAACTTTTTCACTGGGGCTGGGATTCGCACGGCACCGACCAAAGGCTTTCACTCGATGGAGGCTTTAAAGATTTATGTCAGGTTACTGACCGTGCTGTCACGGCTCTCATCAAAGACTTAAAAATGCGTGGTTTACTCGATGAAACACTCATTGTTTGGGGAGGTGAATTTGGTCGAACACCCATGCAAGAAAATCGCGATGGTCAAACGCTTCCATTCAAAGGCCGAGACCACCATTTAGAAGCATTTACTGTTTTTATGGCAGGTGGTGGATTGAAAAAAGGAGTTTCTTTCGGCGAAACTGATGATTTGGGTTATTATGGTGTAAAAGACCGCACGCACGTTCATGACCTCCAAGCAACCATTTTAAACCTTATGGGTTTTGACCATGAAAAATTAACCTATGCTTTCCAAGGACGACCATTTAGGTTGACCGATGTAGGTGGAAAAGTCATTAAACCAATATTAGCATAA
- a CDS encoding DUF3050 domain-containing protein, whose amino-acid sequence MSHYINRIQEKIEPLRQQIINHKVYSVINDLDDLKVFMQYHVYAVWDFMSLLKSLQNNLTCTKVPWFPTASADTRYLINEIVVGEESDVDMDGNRKSHFELYLDAMHQAEADTSHIEKFIEVLKESENFDSAFVVAGTPKAARSFVNFTFDIIKSQKSYLQAAIFTFGREDLIPGMFLSIINDIHLSIPERISIFKYYLERHIEVDGDHHSHLALEMTANLCGDNETFWQEAENATIESLKKRIELWDGVYESINAKKVSLS is encoded by the coding sequence AAAAATCGAACCGCTCCGACAGCAAATTATTAATCACAAAGTTTACTCTGTCATCAATGATCTCGACGACCTAAAGGTATTTATGCAATACCACGTGTATGCCGTTTGGGACTTTATGTCGTTACTGAAATCACTTCAAAATAACCTTACGTGTACAAAAGTTCCTTGGTTTCCTACCGCTTCTGCCGATACTCGTTATTTAATCAACGAAATTGTAGTTGGAGAAGAATCAGATGTTGATATGGATGGTAATCGTAAAAGTCACTTTGAACTTTACCTCGATGCCATGCACCAAGCTGAGGCCGATACAAGCCACATTGAAAAGTTTATTGAAGTATTGAAAGAATCTGAAAATTTCGATTCAGCATTTGTAGTTGCAGGTACACCAAAAGCTGCTCGTAGTTTTGTAAATTTTACCTTTGATATTATTAAAAGTCAAAAATCTTACCTTCAAGCAGCTATTTTTACATTTGGTAGAGAAGATTTAATACCGGGAATGTTTCTATCAATTATCAATGATATTCATTTGAGTATTCCTGAGAGAATATCAATTTTTAAATATTATCTCGAACGACACATCGAAGTAGATGGCGACCATCATAGTCATTTGGCCTTAGAAATGACCGCTAATCTCTGTGGAGATAACGAAACATTTTGGCAAGAAGCCGAAAATGCTACCATCGAATCGCTCAAAAAGCGTATCGAACTTTGGGATGGGGTATATGAGAGTATCAATGCAAAAAAAGTAAGTTTATCATAA